In a genomic window of Gossypium arboreum isolate Shixiya-1 chromosome 7, ASM2569848v2, whole genome shotgun sequence:
- the LOC108485868 gene encoding ATPase GET3A: protein MADSEDIPESTVHNILEQDTLKWVFVGGKGGVGKTTCSSIISMLLARVRPSVLIISTDPAHNLSDAFQQRFTKTPTLVYGFKNLYAMEVDPSVDNDEFGMEGMDSLFSDLANAIPGIDEAMSFGEMLKLVQTMDYSCIVFDTAPTGHTLRLLQFPATLEKGLEKMMSLKSKFGGLLSQVTRIFGVEDEFGEDAIIGRLEGMKNVIEQVNKQFKDPDLTTFVCVCIPEFLSLYETERLVQELTKFEIDTHNIIINQVLFDDEDVESKLLKARMRMQQKYLDQFFMLYDDFHITKLPLLPEEVTGVEALKRFSRHFITPYQPSLEKGTVEEVEQRLSRLKEQLAEAEVELEKL, encoded by the exons ATGGCAGACAGTGAGGATATACCAGAGTCAACCGTTCATAACATATTGGAGCAAGATACCCTGAAGTGGGTTTTCGTTGGTGGCAAAGGAGGTGTGGGTAAGACCACTTGTAGCTCGATTATTTCGATGCTCTTGGCTCGGGTGCGACCCTCTGTCCTGATTATTTCCACCGACCCTGCTCATAATCTCAGCGATGCTTTTCAACAGAGATTCACTAAGACTCCCACTTTGGTCTATGGCTTCAAGAATTTATATGCCATG GAGGTAGATCCTAGCGTGGATAATGATGAATTCGGGATGGAAGGAATGGATAGTTTATTTTCAGACTTGGCGAATGCAATTCCAGGAATTGATGAGGCGATGAGCTTTGGAGAGATGCTTAA ATTGGTGCAGACAATGGATTATTCGTGCATTGTATTCGACACTGCCCCAACCGGACATACACTTCGGCTTTTACAGTTTCCAGCTACCTTAGAGAAGGGACTTGAAAAAATGATGTCGCTGAAAAGCAAATTTGGTGGTTTATTGAGTCAG GTGACCCGTATTTTTGGAGTTGAAGATGAGTTTGGGGAGGATGCAATTATAGGGAGGCTTGAAGGCATGAAAAATGTGATTGAACAAGTTAATAAGCAGTTCAAAGACCCA GACTTGACAACATTTGTCTGCGTTTGCATTCCGGAGTTCCTGTCTCTCTATGAAACAGAGAGATTGGTGCAAGAACTCACCAAATTTGAGATTGATACTCATAATATTATCATTAACCAAGTACTTTTTGATGATGAAG ATGTTGAGTCCAAGTTATTAAAAGCTCGAATGCGGATGCAACAAAAGTACCTTGATCAGTTTTTCATGTTATATGACGATTTTCACATCACTAAGCTGCCATTGTTGCCAGAAGAG GTTACTGGGGTTGAAGCTCTGAAAAGATTTTCACGCCATTTTATTACACCTTATCAACCATCCCTTGAGAAGGGAACTGTAGAAGAGGTAGAGCAAAGACTATCGAGGTTAAAGGAACAGTTGGCCGAGGCTGAAGTCGAACTCGAGAAActctaa